The following proteins come from a genomic window of Panicum hallii strain FIL2 chromosome 8, PHallii_v3.1, whole genome shotgun sequence:
- the LOC112902080 gene encoding DEAD-box ATP-dependent RNA helicase FANCM: MAAAPPPQPPPVAVDDFYDDDGFDWEAAVREIDEACARASASASFSAPAPAPAQVHHPLPPRPPEPSPTAPLHRPPAAAAGGGAGRQSTLDRFVDSFTKRRQEKERPAPAPASAPAPPPPSGVEPGGDGLGRPGVLAGEGYSRQAAEKAVEDRFVESFTRRQREKERAAPAAPAGGRKRPAARTKKGCSRRANVEVELAPCAVALDQEAVQTWIYPTNVQVRDYQKYMVEKALFTNSLIALPTGLGKTFIAAVVMYNYFRWFPEGKIIFAAPSRPLVAQQIEACYNTVGIPQECTIDLRGNRNPSSRSIFWKSKRVFFVTPQILQNDIKSGICMVKQIVCLVIDEAHRASGNFAYCTAIRELLAAHVPLRILALTATPGSKHAGIQSVINNLCISELIYCDEEDSLVKQYVNTRKVKVVKVPLGSNATQVDGMLLDIMRPHLNRLRDSGVIDHRDYAKWTPFELLKYKEKFMEAPPPNIREVERGEITRSFVALGSLLHIRKLLSSHGIQQARQFLERKLNKGSLNLMRKNELFWQIKEKMRLTSSQGSTPKIQVLIKQMVDYFDKTDSKDSRIIIFSHFRGSVNEIYCSLQNIDDKRIRPVEFIGQSSAGKQLKGQTQKTQQTILQKFRSGVYNVLVATSIGEEGLDIIEVDLVICFDANVSPLRMIQRMGRTGRKHDGQVVVLACEGQELSGYSKKQKDSQTMRKLLRNSERFEYHASPRMVPHVYKPEAKYVKLTIDKYIPSLNKMRIAVKEASPTPWKMSEVDSQLISRYFGGCKDVWRPSLIAFPRFQLYPSVVHKVPHSFRTTDMLTDAMQQLQDPSFFRPKCESPLQEPADVGAVKGQEEEGLHAINGNEAMPQECDGLETSSREVVWNQGVSVPGSPVQKYPIHSFFSGDYVTVDRGGNVSITFVPVPPRTSALHKDRKNADCHHKDQSKATPHRSAADISWTTVEFVRPVANSGKHMFVNNLSSSAMCSPKYAGPCDNVDDNHVLTPLPPKTLTSPRENLDTTCNIELPQSTSSYQEDMELSPRLTLYMEEGIVPESPVVEVSHLHLEIEGAANVGLVPKRAAPESFSVGGRTNLAGCKKGPLDFEKNGQWLSVVTEPGVSATQNVLNRTRAKTEEPMQPSNVKICTPTKHTPTVNLLHDSFSGDCLLRSGGDASGSVQQAPKYRRLCKYGDKVKRVSISFDACHDVFEKCDIPARAMSNKTEHATGKKGKAKRQLDTYIDEEVEVSEDADVSEDEDDNQSEDKYEDSFIDDQATPTGELTQTEQGGRNRGDMMGFYRQSLLTQSPVVVPSRYLDVSDNSASRTGNASCSSEVGHNSIETPKELQTHTMTPSPSYQQSLLGRASFVQDQCETTMTNCESSTKLDCRKRKLSFLQPAAIPVINLEPEPTTEASSHFATGVTDDNYYDDGFFENLDLDAIEAEATALWRQKTTQSTQKPVETKKASELSFAPPSFDLGF; encoded by the exons ATGgcagcggcgccgccgccccagcCTCCTCCGGTCGCCGTCGACGATTTCTACGATGACGAC GGCTTCGACTGGGAGGCCGCCGTGCGGGAGATCGACGAGGCCTGCGCCCGAGCGTCGGCCTCCGCCTCCTTCTcagcccccgcccccgcccccgcgcagGTGCATCATCCGCTGCCGCCGCGGCCCCCGGAGCCCTCGCCGACAGCACCGCTTCACCGGccaccagcggcggcggcgggcggcggcgcggggcggcagtCGACCCTCGACCGCTTCGTCGACTCCTTCACCAAGAGGCGGCAGGAGAAAGAGaggcccgcgcccgcgcccgcttcagctcccgcgccgccgccgccgtcgggcgTGGAGCCTGGTGGCGACGGCTTGGGTCGGCCAGGTGTCCTCGCGGGCGAGGGGTACTCGCGGCAGGCGGCCGAGAAGGCCGTGGAGGACCGCTTCGTCGAGTCCTTCACCAGGAGGCagcgggagaaggagagggctGCGCCGGCGGCACCGGCTGGTGGCCGGAAGCGCCCTGCGGCCCGCACTAAGAAGGGATGCTCGCGGCGGGCCAATGTGGAGGTCGAGCTCGCCCCCTGCGCCGTGGCCCTGGACCAAGAGGCGGTGCAGACGTGGATCTATCCAA CTAATGTACAAGTCCGAGACTACCAGAAATATATGGTTGAAAAGGCTCTATTTACTAATTCATTAATAGCTTTGCCAACTGGACTTGGCAAAACTTTTATTGCTGCGGTAGTGATGTACAACTACTTTCGATGGTTCCCCGAAG GGAAAATAATATTTGCTGCCCCTTCGCGTCCTCTTGTTGCCCAGCAAATTGAGGCATGTTACAATACAGTGGGAATACCACAG GAGTGTACAATAGATTTGAGAGGGAATCGAAACCCTTCCAGTCGATCAATTTTCTGGAAGTCAAAGAGAGTGTTCTTTGTCACTCCACAAATTCTTCAGAATGATATAAAATCTG GTATATGCATGGTAAAGCAAATAGTTTGCTTGGTGATAGATGAAGCCCATCGTGCCTCAGGAAATTTTGCTTACTGCACTGCTATCCGAGAG TTGCTGGCAGCTCATGTCCCTTTAAGGATTTTAGCTCTAACTGCCACACCAGGAT CCAAGCATGCAGGTATTCAAAGTGTTATAAACAATTTATGCATTTCGGAGTTGATTTATTGCGATGAAGAGGATTCTTTAGTGAAGCAATATGTTAACACGCGCAAAGTTAAAGTTGTGAAG GTCCCTTTGGGAAGCAATGCAACTCAAGTCGATGGTATGCTTTTGGATATTATGCGCCCACATCTTAATCGGCTGCGTGATTCTGGTGTGATTGATCATCGTGATTATGCAAAA TGGACCCCATTTGAACTTCTGAAATATAAGGAAAAATTCATGGAAGCACCCCCACCAAACATCCGTGAAGTGGAGAGAGGGGAAATCACAAGGTCTTTTGTAGCTCTTGGCTCACTTTTACACATCAGGAAGTTGCTTTCGAGCCATGGAATCCAACAAGCGCGTCAGTTTCTTGAAAGGAAGTTGAATAAAGG GTCATTAAATTTGATGCGCAAGAATGAACTCTTCTggcaaataaaagaaaagatgAGGCTTACCTCGTCTCAAGGTTCGACTCCAAAAATACAGGTGTTGATAAAGCAGATGGTTGATTACTTCG ATAAGACTGACTCGAAGGACTCGAGGATTATTATATTTTCCCATTTCCGGGGAAGTGTCAA TGAAATATATTGCTCACTACAAAATATTGATGATAAACGTATCAGACCTGTTGAATTCATTGGTCAAAGCTCGGCAG GTAAACAATTGAAGGGGCAAACCCAAAAAACTCAACAAACTATTCTGCAG AAATTTCGATCTGGGGTATATAATGTTTTGGTGGCAACATCCATTGGTGAGGAAGGACTAGATATTATTGAGGTTGATCTCGTGATCTGTTTTGATGCCAATGTCTCACCACTAAGGATGATTCAACGGATGGGAAGAACTGGGAGAAAGCATGATGGACAAGTTG TGGTTTTGGCTTGTGAAGGACAGGAGTTGAGTGGGTACTCAAAGAAACAAAAAGATAGTCAAACCATGAGGAAGCTATTGCGTAACAGTGAGAGATTTGAATACCATGCTAGTCCTAGGATG GTTCCACATGTCTATAAACCAGAAGCTAAGTATGTTAAATTGACAATAGACAAGTATATTCCTTCCTTAAATAAAATGAGGATTGCTGTAAAAGAAGCATCACCAACTCCGTGGAAGATGTCAGAGGTAGATAGTCAATTGATTTCTCGGTATTTTGGTGGTTGCAAAGATGTATGGAGGCCGTCCCTTATTGCATTTCCTAGATTCCAGCTTTATCCAAGTGTTGTTCACAAAGTTCCGCATTCTTTCCGGACAACAGATATGCTTACTGATGCTATGCAACAACTTCAAGATCCATCTTTTTTTAGGCCAAAG TGCGAAAGCCCTTTGCAAGAACCAGCTGATGTTGGAGCTGTGAAGGGTCAGGAAGAGGAAG GCCTCCATGCTATTAATGGAAATGAGGCAAtgcctcaggaatgtgatggctTGGAAACCTCATCCAGAGAAGTAGTGTGGAATCAAGGTGTTTCTGTGCCAGGTTCTCCAGTTCAGAAGTATCCTATTCACTCTTTCTTCAGTGGTGATTATGTAACTGTGGATAGAGGAGGCAATGTTTCAATTACCTTTGTACCTGTCCCGCCTCGGACATCTGCATTGCATAAGGACAGAAAGAATGCAGATTGCCATCATAAAGACCAGAGCAAGGCCACACCTCACAGATCAGCAGCAGACATCAGTTGGACAACAGTTGAGTTTGTTCGCCCTGTTGCTAACTCAGGCAAACATATGTTTGTGAATAATTTATCAAGTTCAGCCATGTGTTCCCCCAAGTATGCTGGGCCCTGCGACAATGTTGATGACAATCATGTGCTTACACCTCTTCCTCCTAAAACATTGACAAGCCCGAGGGAAAATTTGGACACTACCTGCAACATTGAACTGCCGCAGTCCACCAGTTCATATCAGGAAGATATGGAGCTTAGTCCCAGGTTAACACTATATATGGAAGAAGGAATTGTTCCTGAGTCTCCAGTTGTTGAAGTTAGCCACTTGCATCTCGAGATAGAAGGAGCTGCGAACGTTGGATTAGTGCCAAAGCGTGCTGCTCCAGAGTCATTCAGTGTGGGAGGTCGCACCAATTTAGCTGGATGTAAAAAAGGGCCACTGGATTTTGAGAAAAATGGTCAATGGCTTTCTGTTGTGACTGAGCCTGGTGTCTCAGCAACTCAGAATGTGCTAAATCGTACTCGAGCAAAAACAGAAGAGCCAATGCAACCTTCAAATGTGAAAATATGTACTCCTACCAAACATACTCCTACTGTGAATCTGCTGCATGATAGTTTCTCAGGTGATTGTCTCCTTAGGTCTGGAGGGGATGCATCAGGGTCAGTTCAGCAAGCTCCTAAGTACAGAAGACTATGCAAATACGGTGACAAGGTCAAAAGAGTCTCCATCTCTTTTGATGCCTGTCATGATGTATTTGAAAAATGCGATATTCCTGCTAGAGCTATGTCAAACAAAACAGAGCATGCTACAG GGAAAAAAGGGAAGGCCAAGAGGCAGCTGGATACCTATATTGATGAGGAAGTCGA AGTGTCTGAAGATGCTGATGTTTCGGAGGATGAGGATGATAATCAGAGTGAAGATAAATATGAAGATAGCTTCATTGATGATCAGGCAACTCCAACCGGCGAACTTACCCAAACTGAACAAGGCGGACGAAACCGTGGTGACATGATGGGTTTCTATAG GCAATCACTGCTTACTCAGTCCCCAGTAGTTGTACCCTCAAGATACCTTGATGTCTCTGACAATTCTGCTTCTAGGACTGGAAATGCAAGCTGCTCTTCAGAGGTTGGGCATAATTCTATTGAGACTCCAAAAGAGCTCCAAACACATACCATGACCCCAAGTCCATCGTACCAACAAAGTTTACTGGGAAGAGCCAGTTTTGTACAGGATCAATGTGAGACAACTATGACCAATTGTGAATCATCAACTAAATTGGATTGCAGAAAGAGAAAGCTAAGCTTCCTGCAGCCCGCCGCGATCCCTGTAATAAACCTCGAACCCGAACCAACAACTGAAGCATCCTCCCACTTTGCCACTGGAGTCACTGATGACAATTATTACGATGATGGTTTCTTTGAGAACCTTGATCTTGACGCAATTGAAGCAGAAGCAACCGCACTGTGGAGGCAAAAGACTACACAGTCGACACAGAAACCAGTGGAAACTAAGAAAGCGTCAGAGCTTAGCTTTGCACCTCCATCATTTGACCTCGGTTTCTGA